Genomic segment of Malus domestica chromosome 15, GDT2T_hap1:
caaggacggccatccatttccttttttcaaagcgagcttcttgagcacagtagggtttaatagcaagatgaaaggtcgaagaacttaagtattcttgcacagcagcctccctttcagttggaatgctcttctccagttcagaaatctcaactaaggcaccatccaattctcccctaaccttggatacttccaaggtagccacctccaactgttttttagttgcctcaaacaatttcttaagccttaggttctcaccatttcgccttttcaagctctccatggtttcatccttcagttggagagcctgagtcaaaagtcccttattccttcgggcctcgtccacaagctgcttattctccttcagttttgccttgtaccgctcaacctcttgcagtctgtcgtgatactcggccatgacctgcatggcaagacgatcatcactacctaaataatgataataaagaggaaaaagtaaggaaatgacaaagtaacactcacatatgaagacagcttcaacatccggtcgcaatccgattcatccttagctaagggctctccgagctcatcgaaggcgaatcgacgccctgccaagcaattgttgatatccccaaaatcctttggccgcgtggcaaccctcaagtccttccacgggacactgccagctctttccttgcctttcccctCATGGCGGGAACCAGGATCACTTTCCTGGACAGTGTGCTCCATAGTAAGAGGATGAGGCAACAGTCGGCTCCCTTCTCCTGCAACTACGGCAGTAGCATTATCAACGGTCTCGACTCCAGTCTTCCTAAAGGCAGGCCCCTTAAGGACCCCATCTTGGGACTTAGGTCTAACGGATGGTTCCCCTcggaacttatgaattttcttatgcggtaggatgtcttccgaaggaactaacactggtgctttccttttatgggtgctagtccctgttttcttgcttaccttctccactgcataaggaaaatcaaaataagaaatacaactttccaaataaagtaaggaattgagctaagtttacatgaaggatacaacttactcgatcgtccctggctctcggaaactaagggttggaaaccgtaccgacgaaataagggtcgtagcttgcttaagtgtctatcctctttgggcaccctcaacaccttctctatgtcagatagctcctgcccaaacagttggatggtgccccgcgtcactacatgaagcaaagtgttagaagcaagaaaagaccacaacaaatagcaaatagtacgaacagttgatacgttacaacctacagtctggaagtgagtaagcacacgtcgctcaggcgtgacacccttatcatactcccaatcattatacagaaagcaccaacggtttttccatgtgtagtatgcctttttcttaccatacacaatacgctctctctcactccgacatgcacactcggcataaccagtgcatgattttgctgggcgcatcttgtaacagtaacgccactgatggaaggaaggctcacacaacccacactccatccaaatgatataaaatccaatcaaagtatcccagaaaccaggattgagttgcccaggtgcatatccgatcaaagataacatcttttgcaaccacggatgtaaaggtagtctcacccctaaagtcagtaatatctgggtgtagaacataacatgaccctggggaggctcagaaggccattcttcatcatgtaccaaacgtatccctacactacgagggatattacatgactgccttagcgcctcaacctgcttctcattatctaacaagttattctttagatggtctgctgtgaactcagagcgaactatgggtatggcatcaaaaacaaccccctcacccaacgccatggaggaagaactagcaatagctaaagtttgacggttgggaagatcatccaatgtttctctagtaccggactctaacaaagaccctgaagactccgacattgcagactcagacttagagctaaagctagaagagccctcatcactagaacttccaggctctgacatctacaataagaagaaacaaattctatcactacatgcatgatcaaaacataaggaagttcctatattacccacatgaagatggtgcaaagcgatgccggaacccttctcaatcagaaagcaatccgtcttccacagtcactacaaaacaagcaaatgaagaccgtgtcaagcgccaaaaaaaaaaaaaaaaaaaaaaaaaaaaaaaaacagcttcatccaaaaaagcttcacccgaaaagcttcacctccaaagcttcacccacaaagcttcacctcaaaagcttcacccacaaagcttcacccaaaaaagcttcacccacaaagcttcacccaaaaaaagcttcacccgaaaagcttcacccccaaagcttcacttaaaaaagcttcacctccaaagcttcacccacaaagcttcacctaaaaagcttcacccacaaagcttcacccaaaaaagcttcacccgaaaagcttcacctccaaagcttcacccacaaagcttcaccgcaaaagcttcacccacaaagcttcacccaaaaaagcttcacccgaaaagcttcacctccaaagcttcacaagggcccaaagcttcacttaaaaaagcttcacctacaaagcttcacctaaaaaagcttcacctagaaagcttcatctacatactttcaccatcaaagcttcaccatcaaagcttcacctagaaagcttcatctacaaagcttcatctacaaagcttcaccatcaaagcttcacctagaaagcttcacctacaaagcttcaacacaaaaccttgctccaaataaacaaattttgttcacacaacctaaacattttttgttttacacccacaagggcccaaaatcttccttcttatttattcacttatatatgttcccaaacatattatgatagatcaaataataattcaaagtccaaaatttagttatggacaaaaatacaagcaattcaccagtactgaagttgctacaaaaactggaatcttccccagcctagaaatccaacaaagcttcgcctccttttctctatcaaatttttgcagctgctgcttctctccaatggagctgaattttggacaccctctagttcttgagcagatgaacaactttcaagaaggaaccatttctgtttgagccacggaaattaaagtgttgaagctccaagcatgacagtcggattcttgcagatttcgaagctgctgtgatgtttcgaagatctggaaatatttaaccattagttcattctgaatttttgatatgttatgaaagagacgatgaggaacaacttcaatgaagaaagcatgctgatctgaacaatagaaaatagagtttcaaagctcacaacaaatctgacgggttgacagaaaaataataaccagtcattcatcatacctggatttctggagttatacttctccgagggatctcaaatttggatatgttgaagttcacaagctgaggaacaacttcaatgaagaaagcatgctgatctgagcaagagaaaatagagtttcaaagctcacaacaaatctgacgggttgacagaaaaataataaccagtcattcatcatacctgaatttcttgagttatacagctccgagggatctcaaatttggatatgttgtagttcacaagctgaggaacaacttcaatgaagaaagcatgcttaTTTGAGCAAGataaaatagagtttcaaagctcacaacaaatctgacgggttgacagacaaatgataaacagtcactcatcatacctggatttctggagttatactgctccgagggacctcaaatttggatatgttgtagttcacaagttaaggaacaacttcgatgaagaaagtatgttgatctgagcaagagaaaatggagtttttgaagctcacaacaagtctgacgcgttgatatacaaatgacgaacaatcactcatcatacctgaatttctggagttgtactgctccgatggatctccaattcggatatgttgtagttcacgagctaaggaacaactttcatgaagatggttttgcgatctgagccacagaaaatggtgttatattgaagaaaagctaaaggaagactaaagcaaagcaaaagagaaGCTAAAGGAAGACAAAATCATGGCACATGATAATGAGTCATACCCTACCCCTCATTCAGCTCCATTCGAATACACccatgtaaatgacacaagaaaaagggagggagtaaaaaaaaaaaaaaaaaaaaaaaaaaaaaaaaaaaaaaaagttcctagcctccacttctttgggcctaacacatcttcataacaaaaaacaatatatgaagaaagagccctgggttaccacttcgaaaagaaacaagtgaagttttcctactcatgacattgactactagctagacacctcattcggcaactctcttcgcctgaagacttgggggactcccaccatatgctactgcaccttgatactcggcagtctcacaaccactcagtgacttggatttttcaagtctccaaccgagaagttttcctcactcgggaaattaagggaacactacctcaaactacatgctccactcacaaagcttcaacaatacaggtttcaacaaaagcaaaaaattcaaagaactttatgaagaaggctttggtgtatttaacacaatatgttgaaatgaagcaaagcttatttattaatattttcgataagccacaaatatgtacatatacatgagtcaaaataaacaaacaaaagggagccttcacaaaggttgcttaggggaagtctcagcagtcggtagagccccagaaagagaaagcaccggagggtggttatccggagcctcagtacttgacaaaaccccagaaggaggaggcattggaggttcatcatttgaagcttcattaccaggtacagccccagaggacgaaggcaataaatgccttt
This window contains:
- the LOC114826796 gene encoding uncharacterized protein, giving the protein MEKVSKKTGTSTHKRKAPVLVPSEDILPHKKIHKFRGEPSVRPKSQDGVLKGPAFRKTGVETVDNATAVVAGEGSRLLPHPLTMEHTVQESDPGSRHEGKGKERAGSVPWKDLRVATRPKDFGDINNCLAGRRFAFDELGEPLAKDESDCDRMLKLSSYVMAEYHDRLQEVERYKAKLKENKQLVDEARRNKGLLTQALQLKDETMESLKRRNGENLRLKKLFEATKKQLEVATLEVSKVRGELDGALVEISELEKSIPTEREAAVQEYLSSSTFHLAIKPYCAQEARFEKRKWMAVLDRYDDGSILRKYHEDIDEHHRKGETFVLAVDPSSEDESDNEGSADAQTQHGEEDLGDAEDDGRTRNDTARGSASDENE